Proteins from a genomic interval of Corvus moneduloides isolate bCorMon1 chromosome 6, bCorMon1.pri, whole genome shotgun sequence:
- the LOC116446122 gene encoding palmitoyltransferase ZDHHC13-like codes for MAGSGPACKSHCHGPHRPHMHNRQSAHGEQGLPGPYPVAEDPSSCDIVKATQMQLFPDWRTLKRCGRQRSRNSCN; via the exons ATGGCGGGCAGCGGCCCGGCG TGTAAAAGCCATTGCCACGGGCCTCATCGACCCCATATGCACAACAGGCAGAGCGCCCATGGAGAGCAAGGTCTCCCAGGCCCATATCCCGTTGCTGAAGACCCCAGCAGCTGTGATATTGTCAAGGCTACACA GATGCAACTGTTTCCAGACTGGAGAACACTGAAGAgatgtgggagacagaggagtaggaactcctgcaattaa
- the LOC116445993 gene encoding serine/threonine-protein kinase pim-2-like: MGRAGAMCDGVVPVIVLVLLLATVAVWWAVGHWQPRRRQTRTAKRRKRPGVQPRGSRRKRGAPAAPRSSRPRATPRKRPRAPASPLHSPCSCGPCVAVAQELQELMLLLWARNGTWTLSETCQPAEDAEPVHRSPSSLGLRDFNNTGATLTTDVATESPGVQVGAQPDPGEPSQEQVAEQRVSWSQQLPAHSSQDAVPAVPAGNSPCLVAETTLKTPRRSLHLQEAAPRRPPTTRKAFLVAAAPDTPLCESSGCSPGRPQQQSPAHDAGDSDGAALPRCPPAPAAASARSPAPALPLASPTAARRWPLPGAQQEAGQKKKLQELYQLGPQLGSGGFGTVFSGIRLSDGSPVAIKRVARESVLQWYELPDGTRVPMEIVLMEKVGSGCRNITQLLDWFELPDSFLLVMERPESSQDLLAFLLEQGFLCEEMARWLFCQVLEAVRHCTACGVLHRDIKPENLLVDPESGDLKLIDFGCGTFLQEQAFTRFAGTHMYSPPEWICLGCYHGHLATIWSLGVLLYVMVCGNMPFQEDRDIVSGQLFFWQQVSPECQHLIRWCLSKHPADRPALEEILRHPWVRGRRL; this comes from the exons ATGGGACGTGCCGGAGCCATGTGTGACGGTGTGGTCCCGGTGATTgtgcttgtcctgctgctggccactgTGGCTGTCTGGTGGGCCGTTGGCCACTGGCAACCACGGAGGCGGCAGACAAGGACAGCGAAGAGGCGCAAGCGCCCCGGGGTGCAGCCCAGAGGCTCACGGAGGAAGCGAGGAGCCCCTGCGGCTCCCAGGTCCTCCAGGCCTCGGGCGACCCCTCGCAAGCGGCCACGTGCTCCCGCGAgccccctgcacagcccctgcagctgcggCCCCTGCGTGGCAGtggcccaggagctgcaggaactgatgctgctgctctgggctcgCAATGGGACATGG ACGCTCAGTGAGACCTGTCAGCCTGCAGAAGATGCAGAGCCTGTGCACAGGTCTCCCAGCTCCCTTGGACTCAGGGACTTCAACAACACGGGCGCAACCCTGACAACTGACGTTGCCACGGAAAGCCCAGGGGTCCAAGTGGGAGCCCAGCCCGATCCAGGGGAGCCTTCTCAGGAGCAGGTGGCGGAGCAGCGAGTGAGCTGGAGCCAGCAGTTGCCggcccacagctcccaggacGCTGTGCCGGCTGTGCCAGCTGGCAACAGCCCGTGCTTGGTAGCGGAGACGACCCTCAAGACACCCAGGAGGTCCCTCCATCTCCAGGAAGCTGCTCCGAGACGGCCACCGACTACCAGGAAGGCCTTTCTGGTAGCAG CTGCTCCTGACACCCCCCTGTGCGAGTCCTCGGGCTGTAGCCCCGGCCGTCCTCAACAGCAGAGTCCAGCCCACGACGCCGGGGACAGCGACGgtgccgccctgccccgctgccctccGGCTCCTGCAGCCGCCTCTGCgcgctcccctgccccagctctgccgcTCGCCAGCCCGACGGCCGCAAGGCGGTGGCCGCTGCCCGGCGCGCAGCAGGAAGCAG GGCAAAagaagaagctgcaggagctgtacCAGCTGGGCCCGCAGCTGGGCAGCGGTGGCTTCGGCACCGTTTTCTCGGGCATCCGCCTCTCGGACGGGAGCCCG GTGGCCATCAAACGCGTGGCCCGGGAGAGCGTCCTGCAGTGGTACGAGCTG CCCGACGGCACCCGTGTTCCCATGGAGATTGTGCTGATGGAGAAGGTGGGCTCTGGCTGCCGCAACATCACCCAGCTGCTcgactggtttgagctgcctgacAGCTTCCTGCTGGTGATGGAGCGTCCGGAGTCATCGCAGGATCTCCTGgccttcctgctggagcaggggttCCTGTGCGAGGAGATGGCGCGCTGGCTTTTctgccaggtgctggaggcCGTGCGGCACTGCACCGCCTGCGGCGTCCTGCACCGGGACATCAAGCCGGAGAACCTCCTCGTGGACCCGGAGAGTGGCGACCTGAAGCTCATCGACTTCGGTTGCGGCACCTTCCTCCAGGAGCAGGCCTTCACGCGATTTGCCG GAACACACATGTACAGCCCACCCGAGTGGATCTGCCTTGGCTGCTACCACGGCCATTTGGCGACCATCTGGTCCCTGGGCGTGCTGCTGTACGTCATGGTCTGCGGGAACATGCCCTTCCAGGAGGACCGTGACATCGTGTCGGGGCAGCTCTTCTTCTGGCAGCAGGTCTCTCCAG AGTGCCAACATCTGATCCGCTGGTGTTTGTCCAAGCACCCCGCGGACAGGCCAGCGCTGGAGGAGATCTTGCGCCACCCTTGGGTGCGGGGCAGGCGTCTTTGA
- the DHCR7 gene encoding 7-dehydrocholesterol reductase: MAAHQEKKLAEERKHQNMQNDTRASQGQWGRAWEVDWFSLASILFLLMFAPLIVYYFIMSCDQYQCSLTDPLLDLLTGKKHLSDIWNRTPTLTYRAAGIYSLWVTFQVVLYMSIPDFCHQFLPGYVGGVQEGAVTPAGVVNKYEINGLQAWIITHVLWFANASCFHFFPPTIIFDNWIPLLWCANILGYAVSTFAMIKGYFFPTNAKDCKFTGNFFYDYMMGIEFNPRIGKWFDFKLFFNGRPGIVAWTLINLSFAAKQQELYGEVTNSMILVNVLQGIYVLDFFWNEAWYLKTIDICHDHFGWYLGWGDCVWLPYLYTLQGLYLVYHPVQLCTAHAVGVLMLGLLGYSIFRMTNHQKDLFRRTNGNCRIWGKKPEYIECSYVSVDGTKHYSKLMTSGFWGWARHFNYTGDLMGSLAYCLACGFEHILPYFYIVYMTILLTHRCIRDEHRCCSKYGKDWKHYTAAVPYRLLPGIF; this comes from the exons GGAGGTGGACTGGTTTTCCTTGGCAAGCATCCTTTTCCTGCTCATGTTTGCACCACTGATCGTGTATTACTTCATCATGTCCTGTGACCAGTACCAGTGCTCTCTGACTGACCCACTCCTGGACTTGctgacagggaaaaaacatCTGTCTGACATCTGGAACAGGACTCCCACTCTGACCTATAGGGCTGCTGGCATCTATTCCCTTTGGGTCACTTTCCAG GTGGTTTTGTACATGTCCATTCCTGACTTCTGCCATCAATTTCTCCCTGGATATGTGGGAGGTGTACAAGAAGGTGCTGTCACCCCTGCTG GTGTCGTGAATAAATATGAAATCAATGGACTTCAGGCCTGGATCATTACCCATGTGCTTTGGTTTGCAAATGCTTCTTGCTTCCACTTCTTCCCACCTACCATCATTTTTGACAACTGGATTCCTCTCCTGTGGTGTGCCAACATCTTGGGATATGCAGTGTCCACGTTTGCAATGATTAAAGGCTACTTTTTCCCTACCAATGCCAAAGACTG CAAATTCACTGGAAACTTCTTTTACGACTACATGATGGGGATTGAATTTAACCCTCGAATAGGGAAGTGGTTTGATTTCAAGCTGTTCTTCAATGGGCGCCCTGGGATTGTGGCCTGGACTCTGATCAACCTTTCCTTTGCTGCCAAACAACAGGAGCTGTATGGCGAAGTGACAAACTCCATGATCCTTGTCAATGTCCTTCAG GGTATTTATGTTCTGGACTTCTTTTGGAATGAAGCCTGGTACTTGAAAACCATTGATATCTGCCATGATCATTTTGGATGGTATTTGGGCTGGGGAGACTGTGTTTGGTTGCCTTACCTCTATACTTTGCAG GGTCTGTATTTGGTTTACCACCCTGTCCAGCTGTGCACAGCCCATGCCGTAGGGGTCTTGATGTTGGGCTTGCTGGGCTATTCCATCTTCAGAATGACCAACCACCAGAAGGACCTCTTCCGTCGTACCAATGGCaactgcaggatttgggggaagAAGCCGGAGTACATCGAGTGCTCCTACGTGTCCGTGGATGGGACCAAGCACTACAGCAAGCTGATGACCTCTGGCTTTTGGGGCTGGGCACGTCATTTCAACTACACGGGAGACCTGATGGGCTCGCTGGCCTATTGCCTGGCTTGTGGCTTTGAGCACATCCTGCCTTACTTCTACATCGTGTACATGACCATTCTGCTCACCCACCGCTGCATTCGGGATGAGCACCGTTGTTGCAGCAAATATGGGAAGGACTGGAAGCACTACACTGCTGCAGTGCCCTACCGGCTCCTACCCGGCATATTTTAA
- the LOC116446088 gene encoding calcium/calmodulin-dependent serine/threonine-protein kinase 1-like isoform X2 — translation MGRAGAMCDGVVPVIVLVLLLATVAVWWAVGHWQPRRRQTRTAKRRKRPGVQPRGSRRKRGAPAAPRSSRPRATPRKRPRAPASPLHSPCSCGPCVAVAQELQELMLLLWARNGTWVPLYSGMWQALWKELEELLKRGHLPCCGSSSSSRSLHPFKRLLPARFSIPGRASSLARTAHHQRPATQARSSGCQRSSILPGASAISDSLHPPQTLSETCQPAEDAEPVHRSPSSLGLRDFNNTGATLTTDVATESPGVQVGAQPDPGEPSQEQVAEQRVSWSQQLPAHSSQDAVPAVPAGNSPCLVAETTLKTPRRSLHLQEAAPRRPPTTRKAFLVAAAPDTPLCESSGCSPGRPQQQSPAHDAGDSDGAALPRCPPAPAAASARSPAPALPLASPTAARRWPLPGAQQEAGQKKKLQELYQLGPQLGSGGFGTVFSGIRLSDGSPVAIKRVARESVLQWYELPDGTRVPMEIVLMEKVGSGCRNITQLLDWFELPDSFLLVMERPESSQDLLAFLLEQGFLCEEMARWLFCQVLEAVRHCTACGVLHRDIKPENLLVDPESGDLKLIDFGCGTFLQEQAFTRFAGTHMYSPPEWICLGCYHGHLATIWSLGVLLYVMVCGNMPFQEDRDIVSGQLFFWQQVSPECQHLIRWCLSKHPADRPALEEILRHPWVRGRRL, via the exons ATGGGACGTGCCGGAGCCATGTGTGACGGTGTGGTCCCGGTGATTgtgcttgtcctgctgctggccactgTGGCTGTCTGGTGGGCCGTTGGCCACTGGCAACCACGGAGGCGGCAGACAAGGACAGCGAAGAGGCGCAAGCGCCCCGGGGTGCAGCCCAGAGGCTCACGGAGGAAGCGAGGAGCCCCTGCGGCTCCCAGGTCCTCCAGGCCTCGGGCGACCCCTCGCAAGCGGCCACGTGCTCCCGCGAgccccctgcacagcccctgcagctgcggCCCCTGCGTGGCAGtggcccaggagctgcaggaactgatgctgctgctctgggctcgCAATGGGACATGGGTGCCGCTCTACTCTGGGATGTGGCAGGCGTTGTGGAAAGaactggaggagctgctgaagcgaggccacctgccctgctgtggctcgtccagctcctccaggagcctCCATCCCTTCaagaggctgctcccagcaagattctccatccctgggagagCCTCAAGCCTTGCAAGGACGGCACACCATCAGAGACCCGCCACCCAGGCAAGAAGCTCAGGCTGTCAGAGATCCTCCATCCTGCCAGGAGCGTCCGCTATCTCTGACAGCCTCCATCCCCCGCAGACGCTCAGTGAGACCTGTCAGCCTGCAGAAGATGCAGAGCCTGTGCACAGGTCTCCCAGCTCCCTTGGACTCAGGGACTTCAACAACACGGGCGCAACCCTGACAACTGACGTTGCCACGGAAAGCCCAGGGGTCCAAGTGGGAGCCCAGCCCGATCCAGGGGAGCCTTCTCAGGAGCAGGTGGCGGAGCAGCGAGTGAGCTGGAGCCAGCAGTTGCCggcccacagctcccaggacGCTGTGCCGGCTGTGCCAGCTGGCAACAGCCCGTGCCTGGTGGCGGAGACGACCCTCAAGACACCCAGGAGGTCCCTCCATCTCCAGGAAGCTGCTCCGAGACGGCCACCGACTACCAGGAAGGCCTTTCTGGTAGCAG CTGCTCCTGACACCCCCCTGTGCGAGTCCTCGGGCTGTAGCCCCGGCCGTCCTCAACAGCAGAGTCCAGCCCACGACGCCGGGGACAGCGACGgtgccgccctgccccgctgccctccGGCTCCTGCAGCCGCCTCTGCgcgctcccctgccccagctctgccgcTCGCCAGCCCGACGGCCGCAAGGCGGTGGCCGCTGCCCGGCGCGCAGCAGGAAGCAG GGCAAAagaagaagctgcaggagctgtacCAGCTGGGCCCGCAGCTGGGCAGCGGTGGCTTCGGCACCGTTTTCTCGGGCATCCGCCTCTCGGACGGGAGCCCG GTGGCCATCAAACGCGTGGCCCGGGAGAGCGTCCTGCAGTGGTACGAGCTG CCCGACGGCACCCGTGTTCCCATGGAGATTGTGCTGATGGAGAAGGTGGGCTCTGGCTGCCGCAACATCACCCAGCTGCTcgactggtttgagctgcctgacAGCTTCCTGCTGGTGATGGAGCGTCCGGAGTCATCGCAGGATCTCCTGgccttcctgctggagcaggggttCCTGTGCGAGGAGATGGCGCGCTGGCTTTTctgccaggtgctggaggcCGTGCGGCACTGCACCGCCTGCGGCGTCCTGCACCGGGACATCAAGCCGGAGAACCTCCTCGTGGACCCGGAGAGTGGCGACCTGAAGCTCATCGACTTCGGTTGCGGCACCTTCCTCCAGGAGCAGGCCTTCACGCGATTTGCCG GAACACACATGTACAGCCCACCCGAGTGGATCTGCCTTGGCTGCTACCACGGCCATTTGGCGACCATCTGGTCCCT
- the LOC116446088 gene encoding striated muscle preferentially expressed protein kinase-like isoform X3, with amino-acid sequence MGRAGAMCDGVVPVIVLVLLLATVAVWWAVGHWQPRRRQTRTAKRRKRPGVQPRGSRRKRGAPAAPRSSRPRATPRKRPRAPASPLHSPCSCGPCVAVAQELQELMLLLWARNGTWVPLYSGMWQALWKELEELLKRGHLPCCGSSSSSRSLHPFKRLLPARFSIPGRASSLARTAHHQRPATQARSSGCQRSSILPGASAISDSLHPPQTLSETCQPAEDAEPVHRSPSSLGLRDFNNTGATLTTDVATESPGVQVGAQPDPGEPSQEQVAEQRVSWSQQLPAHSSQDAVPAVPAGNSPCLVAETTLKTPRRSLHLQEAAPRRPPTTRKAFLVAAAPDTPLCESSGCSPGRPQQQSPAHDAGDSDGAALPRCPPAPAAASARSPAPALPLASPTAARRWPLPGAQQEAGQKKKLQELYQLGPQLGSGGFGTVFSGIRLSDGSPVAIKRVARESVLQWYELPDGTRVPMEIVLMEKVGSGCRNITQLLDWFELPDSFLLVMERPESSQDLLAFLLEQGFLCEEMARWLFCQVLEAVRHCTACGVLHRDIKPENLLVDPESGDLKLIDFGCGTFLQEQAFTRFAECQHLIRWCLSKHPADRPALEEILRHPWVRGRRL; translated from the exons ATGGGACGTGCCGGAGCCATGTGTGACGGTGTGGTCCCGGTGATTgtgcttgtcctgctgctggccactgTGGCTGTCTGGTGGGCCGTTGGCCACTGGCAACCACGGAGGCGGCAGACAAGGACAGCGAAGAGGCGCAAGCGCCCCGGGGTGCAGCCCAGAGGCTCACGGAGGAAGCGAGGAGCCCCTGCGGCTCCCAGGTCCTCCAGGCCTCGGGCGACCCCTCGCAAGCGGCCACGTGCTCCCGCGAgccccctgcacagcccctgcagctgcggCCCCTGCGTGGCAGtggcccaggagctgcaggaactgatgctgctgctctgggctcgCAATGGGACATGGGTGCCGCTCTACTCTGGGATGTGGCAGGCGTTGTGGAAAGaactggaggagctgctgaagcgaggccacctgccctgctgtggctcgtccagctcctccaggagcctCCATCCCTTCaagaggctgctcccagcaagattctccatccctgggagagCCTCAAGCCTTGCAAGGACGGCACACCATCAGAGACCCGCCACCCAGGCAAGAAGCTCAGGCTGTCAGAGATCCTCCATCCTGCCAGGAGCGTCCGCTATCTCTGACAGCCTCCATCCCCCGCAGACGCTCAGTGAGACCTGTCAGCCTGCAGAAGATGCAGAGCCTGTGCACAGGTCTCCCAGCTCCCTTGGACTCAGGGACTTCAACAACACGGGCGCAACCCTGACAACTGACGTTGCCACGGAAAGCCCAGGGGTCCAAGTGGGAGCCCAGCCCGATCCAGGGGAGCCTTCTCAGGAGCAGGTGGCGGAGCAGCGAGTGAGCTGGAGCCAGCAGTTGCCggcccacagctcccaggacGCTGTGCCGGCTGTGCCAGCTGGCAACAGCCCGTGCCTGGTGGCGGAGACGACCCTCAAGACACCCAGGAGGTCCCTCCATCTCCAGGAAGCTGCTCCGAGACGGCCACCGACTACCAGGAAGGCCTTTCTGGTAGCAG CTGCTCCTGACACCCCCCTGTGCGAGTCCTCGGGCTGTAGCCCCGGCCGTCCTCAACAGCAGAGTCCAGCCCACGACGCCGGGGACAGCGACGgtgccgccctgccccgctgccctccGGCTCCTGCAGCCGCCTCTGCgcgctcccctgccccagctctgccgcTCGCCAGCCCGACGGCCGCAAGGCGGTGGCCGCTGCCCGGCGCGCAGCAGGAAGCAG GGCAAAagaagaagctgcaggagctgtacCAGCTGGGCCCGCAGCTGGGCAGCGGTGGCTTCGGCACCGTTTTCTCGGGCATCCGCCTCTCGGACGGGAGCCCG GTGGCCATCAAACGCGTGGCCCGGGAGAGCGTCCTGCAGTGGTACGAGCTG CCCGACGGCACCCGTGTTCCCATGGAGATTGTGCTGATGGAGAAGGTGGGCTCTGGCTGCCGCAACATCACCCAGCTGCTcgactggtttgagctgcctgacAGCTTCCTGCTGGTGATGGAGCGTCCGGAGTCATCGCAGGATCTCCTGgccttcctgctggagcaggggttCCTGTGCGAGGAGATGGCGCGCTGGCTTTTctgccaggtgctggaggcCGTGCGGCACTGCACCGCCTGCGGCGTCCTGCACCGGGACATCAAGCCGGAGAACCTCCTCGTGGACCCGGAGAGTGGCGACCTGAAGCTCATCGACTTCGGTTGCGGCACCTTCCTCCAGGAGCAGGCCTTCACGCGATTTGCCG